The Lates calcarifer isolate ASB-BC8 unplaced genomic scaffold, TLL_Latcal_v3 _unitig_1496_quiver_1075, whole genome shotgun sequence region ACTGAGCTATAAGAGGATCATTATGAACTCCACACAGTTTTCTAACTTCAAACTTGCTGCCTACTTTGACACTGGACTGttaaaatatctatttttcatGAGTCTCACATTGTTGTATATATTAATTCTTTGTGCCaatgtgttgctgattgtgattatctgtatgaacagaagtttacatgaacctatgtacctgtttctgtgcagcctgtttgtaaatgaactgtatggtagtacagggatgtttccattccttctgcttcagatcctctctgacattcacactgtttctgttcccttttgtttcctgcagatttattGTGTGTActcttatgtgtgtgtagaatttTTCAACTTAGCCgtcatgtcttatgacagatacctcgctatctgttatcctctacaatataacacacGAATGACATTTAACAGGGTCGCCGTACTTATTGTTGTAACATGGTTACCTGCTTTTCTTGTAGTGGTTGGCACAGTATCCTTGACCtcctctttacagctgtgtggaaacatcATTGATAATGTGTACTGTGTGAACTACTCTATTGTCAAActggcctgctctgacacaacagtaaataacatttatggACTATTTGTTAGTGGTTTCACAGTGTGTGGTCCTCTAATTTTAATCCTT contains the following coding sequences:
- the LOC127139439 gene encoding olfactory receptor 11A1-like produces the protein MNSTQFSNFKLAAYFDTGLLKYLFFMSLTLLYILILCANVLLIVIICMNRSLHEPMYLFLCSLFVNELYGSTGMFPFLLLQILSDIHTVSVPFCFLQIYCVYSYVCVEFFNLAVMSYDRYLAICYPLQYNTRMTFNRVAVLIVVTWLPAFLVVVGTVSLTSSLQLCGNIIDNVYCVNYSIVKLACSDTTVNNIYGLFVSGFTVCGPLILILFSYMKILKVCFSGSKQTRQKAVSTCTPHLASLINFSFGVCFEVIQNRFYMNSVPNVLRIFLSLYFLTCQPLFNPVLYGLKMSKISNNIKAYFVHK